The genomic DNA GCCTTGCCCTCGTCGCGGAAGCCGCGGATCAGCTCGGAGAAGGCCGCGACCTCGCCGCCGGTCAGGCCCGCGAAGGGCTCGTCGACCAGCACCACTCGGGGGTCGCGGGCGATGGCCTTGGCGAGCTCCAGCCGGCGGAGATCCGCGAAGGGCAGGGTGCCGGGGCGCCGGTCAACGACCGCGCCGAGGCCGACGCGCTCGGCGATCTCCCGCGCCCGCCGCGCCACGTGGGGATCGGCCGCCAGCCGGATCAGGCTGTCGGGCAGGAGCGCTAGGCTGATGTTCTCCAGCACGGTCTGCCGCTGCAGCGGCCGCGCGTGCTGGAACACGAGGCCGATCCCGGAGCGGGCGACCCGGTGGGCCGGCATGCCGCCGATCTCCGTGCCGTCGAGGCGGATCGAGCCGGCGCTCGGCCGCTCCAGCCCCATGATCAGCTTCATCACGGTGGACTTGCCCGAGCCGTTGGGGCCGATCAGCCCGAGGATCTCGCCCGGGCGCAGGTCGAGGTCGATGTTCTTGACAGCGACGAGGCCGCCGTAGCGCTTGGTCAGGCCGCGCACGGAGAGGCAGGGCTCGGCCAGGACGGGGGACACGGTCGGCGGGGGCGCGACGGCGACGGTCATCGGGCTCTCCGGAGCGATCCGAGGCCGAGCAGCCCCGAGGGCACGAACAGGATCACGAGGAGCGCCACCGCCGAGACCACGAAGGTCGAGAGGCCGCCGAGCGGCCGCAGCAGCTCGCCCGCCGCGATCAGGAACACGGCACCGAGCGCCGCGCCCACGATGGTGCGGCGGCCGCCGAGCACCGCCGCGATGATCACCTGCACGCCCACCGACGTGTTGATCAGCGTGCCGACCGAGGCGGTGCCCATGTAGAAGACCACCAGCCCGCCCGCGAGGCCCGAGAAGGCGGCGCTGACCGCGAAGGCCGCGAGCTTGTGCTTGGCGACGTTGAAGCCGAGCGCCCCGGTCACCACCGGGTCCTGGCCGGCGGCCTGAAGGATCAGCCCGGCGGGCGAGCGGGCGATGGCCGTGAGGATCAGGCCCGAGACCGCCATGAAGCCCAGCGCCAACCAGTAATTGGTGTCGGCGTCGATGGAGATGACATCCGGCACGGTCAGGCCGATCTCGCCGCCGGTGAGGCCGGAGAAGACCACGATCATGTTCTGCAGGAGCAGGACCGCCACCAGGGTGATCAGCCCGAAATAGGGACCGCGGACCTTCAGCGCCGGCAGCGCCAGGGCGAGGCCGCCGACCACGGCCAGCACGGTCCCGGCCGCGAGGCAGTAGGGGATCGGCAATTCGTAGCGGTTGTTGAGGATGCCGGCGCCGTAGGCCCCGAGGCCGATCAGGAAGGTCGGGCCGAAATTCACCTCGCCGGCGAAGCCGAAGAGCAGGTCCCAGGCCATGGAGAACACGCCGAAATAATAGGCGATGGTCAGGAGGCCGAGGATGTAGCCGGAGACCCACCAGGGCAGGGTGGCGGCGGCCAGGACGGCGAGGATCGCGATCCAGAAGCCGGGGGTGGTGAGGAGCTTCATGGGGTGGCCTCGCACACGGCAGCGATCCGGCTCGTTCGGCGCAGAGGCCTTTCCCACTCACGCCCCTCATCCTGAGGTGCCGCGCCAGCGGCCTCGAAGGAGGCCTCCAGGGATCGCGCGGCCGGCTGGAGGGCCCCTTCGAGGCGGCTTCGCCGCACCTCAGGATGAGGGCGCGGGCTGGACACCCGGGGTGCAAAAAGAACCATCACCGCCGCCCCAGCAGACCTTGCGGGCGCAGGTACATGACGGCGACCAGCAGGAGCAGCGCCGGGATCACCCGGTAGGCCGGCGAGATCAGGTAGGCGGTGGCGGTCTCGAGGTAGCCCACCACGTAGGCGGCGATCAGCGAGCCGGTGACGCTCCCTAAGCCCCCCAGCACCACGATCGAGAAGGCGCTCGCGGTGAGCGGCCCCACCGAGTACGACGACACCCCGAGGAACATCCCGAGCAGCACCCCGGCGGTGCCGGCGAGCAGGCCGTAGATCGCCCAGACCGCCACGTAGATCTTGCCCATGTCGTGGCCGAGCAGCGTGACGCCCCGCGGGTTCATGGAGGCGGCGAGCAGGACCTTGCCGGCCCGCGCCCGGTTCACGAACAGCCAGA from Methylobacterium oryzae includes the following:
- a CDS encoding branched-chain amino acid ABC transporter permease; amino-acid sequence: MKLLTTPGFWIAILAVLAAATLPWWVSGYILGLLTIAYYFGVFSMAWDLLFGFAGEVNFGPTFLIGLGAYGAGILNNRYELPIPYCLAAGTVLAVVGGLALALPALKVRGPYFGLITLVAVLLLQNMIVVFSGLTGGEIGLTVPDVISIDADTNYWLALGFMAVSGLILTAIARSPAGLILQAAGQDPVVTGALGFNVAKHKLAAFAVSAAFSGLAGGLVVFYMGTASVGTLINTSVGVQVIIAAVLGGRRTIVGAALGAVFLIAAGELLRPLGGLSTFVVSAVALLVILFVPSGLLGLGSLRRAR